Proteins encoded in a region of the Teredinibacter purpureus genome:
- a CDS encoding DUF2288 domain-containing protein, producing MLDTTDPDVLKAKLNSETATIPWRELQRFFAAGHAIAVAPSIDLLSVATAFNQDDATQIKAWMNSHEVQPVTDEEASLWYENDTLVWAVVVSPWVLVQAR from the coding sequence ATGCTAGACACTACCGACCCCGACGTTCTGAAAGCCAAACTTAACAGCGAGACGGCAACCATCCCATGGCGTGAGTTACAGCGTTTTTTTGCTGCTGGTCATGCCATTGCTGTTGCACCCTCTATTGATCTGTTATCGGTTGCAACCGCTTTTAACCAAGATGACGCCACGCAAATCAAAGCGTGGATGAACTCCCACGAGGTTCAGCCTGTAACGGATGAAGAGGCCTCTTTGTGGTACGAAAATGATACGTTAGTTTGGGCCGTTGTGGTTTCACCGTGGGTGCTTGTTCAAGCAAGGTAA
- a CDS encoding SLC13 family permease, translated as MSTANKRSLAATVLLFAAIIFIELFGIPKTNLTHAQEITAAILVVAAVLWVSEWVSLFVVSFLILGLEIVWLLPSLNAVSETAFKSSVFFSPFFSNIILLFLGGFVLSSLMQKYGLDIRFAQAILRKTKGLPSMTLLGIILACSFLSMWISNTATTAMMLTMVFPLIKKIPEANPFRKALVLCIPFACNLGGIGTPIGTPPNAIALTYLTEHGYTVTFAKWMALTAPFLVLFLFLLWQMLLRLFPAGNLRLEVPERHTGTFGFKHWAAIAVFATTALGWFFASALGLATGTVGLFPIIVCFWFGLLDTKDFRDLPWDVLYMVSGGLALGVALKITGLGEVIIHALPLNGSPAILLMITAAVAGIMSTVMSNTATAGLVIPLVMNLPFENEYILSLVIALALMCSMAMALPVSTPPNAIAFSSRAIKSKDMIITGGLITLIGYACVALLGPMYWRFILSVMGV; from the coding sequence ATGTCCACCGCCAATAAACGCAGTTTGGCAGCAACCGTTTTATTATTTGCGGCAATTATCTTTATCGAGCTCTTTGGTATTCCCAAAACAAACCTCACTCACGCACAAGAAATTACCGCCGCTATATTAGTTGTTGCCGCGGTACTGTGGGTTAGTGAATGGGTTTCACTTTTTGTTGTCTCGTTCCTCATATTAGGCTTAGAAATAGTATGGTTATTACCCTCTCTTAATGCGGTGAGTGAAACCGCGTTTAAGAGCAGCGTATTTTTTAGCCCTTTTTTCTCCAACATCATTCTTTTGTTTTTAGGCGGCTTTGTTTTATCTAGCTTGATGCAAAAATACGGGCTCGACATTCGATTTGCTCAGGCTATTCTACGTAAAACCAAGGGCCTACCTTCCATGACGTTGCTGGGCATTATTTTGGCTTGCTCATTTTTATCCATGTGGATTAGTAATACGGCTACCACAGCGATGATGCTAACCATGGTTTTCCCGCTGATCAAAAAAATCCCCGAAGCCAACCCATTCAGAAAAGCCTTAGTGCTGTGCATACCCTTCGCCTGTAACTTGGGTGGTATAGGCACGCCAATAGGCACCCCCCCCAATGCTATTGCGCTTACTTACCTCACGGAGCACGGCTATACCGTTACTTTTGCTAAATGGATGGCATTGACGGCACCCTTTTTGGTGCTCTTTTTATTCCTTTTATGGCAGATGCTGTTACGCCTATTCCCAGCAGGAAATTTACGTTTAGAGGTGCCCGAGCGCCATACTGGCACCTTTGGATTTAAACATTGGGCCGCTATTGCCGTGTTTGCTACCACCGCACTGGGTTGGTTTTTCGCTAGCGCGCTAGGGCTCGCAACCGGTACTGTTGGCCTCTTCCCTATTATTGTGTGCTTTTGGTTTGGCTTACTCGACACCAAAGATTTTAGAGATTTGCCATGGGATGTGCTTTATATGGTCTCGGGCGGGCTTGCGCTGGGTGTTGCCCTTAAAATTACAGGCTTAGGCGAAGTTATTATCCATGCACTGCCGCTAAACGGATCACCCGCTATTTTGCTTATGATCACTGCAGCAGTAGCAGGTATAATGTCTACGGTTATGAGTAATACCGCAACGGCAGGTCTCGTTATTCCACTGGTAATGAATTTGCCCTTTGAGAACGAGTACATCCTGTCACTGGTTATTGCTTTAGCACTAATGTGCTCAATGGCGATGGCGCTTCCTGTGAGCACCCCTCCGAACGCTATTGCGTTCAGCTCCAGAGCAATTAAAAGTAAAGATATGATAATAACTGGCGGTCTTATAACGCTTATAGGCTATGCCTGTGTCGCGCTGCTAGGCCCCATGTACTGGCGTTTTATACTGTCAGTGATGGGCGTATAA
- a CDS encoding FAD-dependent oxidoreductase produces the protein MKKVDITVIGGGINGVSIAAEAANRGLSTLLIHSHDLGSSGSAPPVTLAGTHLQHLSALDYFQLNSMLDELERLRRFAPHLIDLLPVVGPNGAPLKDKGFGLIEQYFQAMRDRTLSSLCKPAHSAKTQSIAARIKPSRLILSKALQAQAYGAEILTKHTLIAAQRQSTCWQLTLQREAQSHLEIQTTLLVNCSGWWANELLEDILRVKTRCKAKEEHRTQFFFRNPGIEVATVSVLKLQGLSKQAYYVYPVAEGIFAFGPRKCDQHGYAECVELRQGFIDTWNNAVVPHAPQAVLEPAHFIYQRKSKMALIADPCSNDETPMTTPLHDLDNPGGAAVLLNIFGVDIALHRKVARQALDILYPFTGKKINSAFKDEILPGGNFGPSSTDSDGRCIDHFIATLNTDYPNIPTPLLKRLAENYGSLATHILGNKQSVESLGQHFGHQLYQQEVDYLTTMEWANEADDILYRRTLLGLKFTPSQKDTLQRYLQKNHL, from the coding sequence ATGAAAAAAGTCGATATAACGGTAATTGGCGGCGGTATCAACGGCGTTAGCATTGCTGCCGAAGCCGCCAATAGAGGGCTAAGTACTCTCCTAATACACAGCCACGACCTTGGTTCTAGCGGCTCTGCACCACCCGTTACACTTGCGGGCACACACCTTCAACACCTTTCGGCACTCGACTACTTTCAGTTAAACAGCATGCTGGATGAGCTTGAACGGCTAAGGCGCTTCGCACCTCATTTGATAGACCTGCTGCCCGTGGTAGGGCCAAACGGCGCCCCCCTAAAAGACAAAGGCTTCGGGCTCATCGAGCAGTATTTCCAGGCGATGCGTGATAGAACACTGTCATCGCTGTGTAAACCCGCGCATTCGGCCAAAACACAAAGTATTGCCGCACGTATAAAGCCCTCTCGGCTTATCCTCTCAAAAGCGTTGCAAGCACAAGCATATGGCGCAGAAATACTGACAAAACACACCCTTATTGCCGCCCAACGCCAATCGACTTGTTGGCAATTGACGCTTCAAAGAGAAGCACAAAGCCACCTTGAGATTCAAACCACACTGTTGGTGAATTGCAGCGGCTGGTGGGCAAATGAGCTACTTGAAGATATTTTACGGGTGAAAACACGTTGCAAAGCGAAAGAAGAGCATCGCACACAATTTTTCTTTCGCAACCCTGGCATAGAAGTCGCTACCGTAAGCGTTCTAAAGCTACAAGGCCTAAGCAAACAAGCCTATTACGTTTACCCCGTTGCCGAGGGTATTTTTGCCTTCGGGCCACGAAAATGTGATCAGCACGGTTATGCCGAATGCGTCGAATTAAGACAAGGGTTTATTGATACCTGGAACAACGCCGTAGTACCGCACGCCCCACAGGCCGTTCTCGAACCAGCACATTTTATTTATCAGCGAAAATCTAAAATGGCACTAATCGCAGACCCGTGCTCTAACGACGAAACCCCCATGACCACGCCCTTGCATGATTTAGATAACCCCGGCGGCGCAGCGGTTCTGCTTAATATTTTTGGGGTCGACATTGCCTTGCACCGCAAAGTGGCTCGACAAGCACTCGACATACTCTACCCTTTCACCGGCAAAAAAATAAACTCTGCCTTTAAGGATGAAATACTGCCCGGAGGCAACTTCGGACCTTCATCAACAGATTCAGATGGCCGTTGTATAGACCACTTCATTGCAACTCTAAACACCGATTACCCCAACATCCCCACACCTCTGCTGAAACGGCTAGCAGAAAACTACGGGAGCCTTGCTACGCATATCCTCGGCAACAAACAGTCAGTGGAGTCGCTCGGCCAGCATTTCGGGCATCAGCTCTACCAACAAGAAGTCGATTATTTAACCACAATGGAATGGGCGAACGAGGCTGATGATATTTTGTACAGACGCACGCTCCTTGGGTTGAAATTTACACCCTCTCAAAAAGATACGCTTCAGCGCTACCTACAAAAAAACCACCTCTAG
- a CDS encoding adenosylcobalamin-dependent ribonucleoside-diphosphate reductase: MTNTTTNSLSDSTNHNQKNTSPPLQAASEDIWDKKYRLKDGHGVPVDDDVGATRMRVAKALADQEPKRKKYWQEQFLWALENGAIPAGRIISNAGANEYKPATSTINCTVSGTIQDSMKGILQKNLEAGLTLKAGCGIGYEFSTLRPKGAYVSGAGAYTSGPLSFMDIFDKMCFTVSSAGGRRGAQMATFDVHHPDVPEFVRAKREDGKLRQFNLSLLITDDFINAVKNNTDWAFSFPLSQTDLDHTPIDTQDPDQVVWRKVPNSIKYITNDAGLTACRVYKKIPAQRLWNQIMTSTYDYAEPGFILIDKVNHQNNNWFCEDIRATNPCGEQPLPPYGSCLLGSVNLTLFVENAFTDEARFNWERYRKVVSIFTRMLDNVVEINGLALPEQQAEITNKRRHGMGFLGLGSTLALLGIKYGSSASIAFTEQVSRELAITGWQQGIELAKEKGMAPVLDQIFDVTIAMLEQRPEMAEDGYNAGDKVTGRVLLSRYSRYMQNIAEEAPELIDQIVEFGSRFTHHSSIAPTGTISLSLANNASNGIEPSFAHHYARNVIREGRKTKEKIDVYSYELLAYRHLIDSDATPNNLPDYFVSADSISPNQHVDVQAAAQKWVDSSISKTINVPTDIPYDDFKDIYLYAHEKGLKGCTTFRFNPEAFQGVLVKEEDLANTTYNFKLDDGSSIALKGNEMVEYDGEQHTAANLYDAMKEGYYGKL, from the coding sequence ATGACCAATACCACTACAAATAGTCTTTCAGATAGTACAAATCACAATCAAAAAAACACCTCTCCACCGCTTCAAGCGGCCTCAGAAGATATCTGGGACAAGAAATATCGCCTTAAAGACGGACACGGAGTGCCCGTCGATGACGATGTAGGCGCCACCCGCATGCGCGTAGCGAAGGCCTTAGCCGACCAAGAGCCAAAACGTAAAAAATATTGGCAAGAGCAATTTTTATGGGCTTTGGAGAACGGCGCAATTCCTGCTGGGCGCATTATTTCCAATGCCGGTGCAAATGAATACAAACCTGCCACATCCACTATTAACTGCACCGTTTCGGGCACTATTCAAGATTCCATGAAAGGAATTTTGCAGAAGAACTTAGAAGCCGGCCTAACACTTAAAGCGGGCTGCGGCATTGGTTACGAATTTTCTACGCTACGCCCTAAAGGCGCTTATGTCTCCGGCGCAGGTGCGTATACGTCGGGCCCGTTGTCGTTTATGGATATATTCGACAAGATGTGCTTTACCGTATCATCGGCTGGTGGCCGACGCGGCGCGCAAATGGCCACCTTTGATGTTCATCATCCAGACGTGCCTGAATTTGTTCGTGCAAAACGTGAAGATGGCAAGCTGCGCCAGTTTAACTTAAGCCTGTTGATTACCGACGACTTTATCAATGCGGTTAAAAACAATACGGATTGGGCGTTTTCATTCCCACTGTCTCAAACCGATCTAGACCACACCCCTATCGACACGCAAGACCCTGATCAAGTGGTTTGGCGCAAAGTCCCCAACAGTATTAAATACATTACCAACGATGCGGGCCTTACCGCGTGTCGTGTCTACAAAAAAATACCGGCTCAAAGGCTGTGGAATCAAATAATGACCTCCACATACGATTATGCCGAACCCGGTTTCATTTTGATCGACAAAGTTAACCACCAGAATAACAATTGGTTTTGTGAAGATATAAGAGCAACGAACCCTTGTGGTGAGCAGCCACTGCCGCCTTATGGCAGCTGCTTATTGGGTTCGGTTAACCTAACCTTATTTGTTGAAAATGCCTTTACGGACGAAGCCCGTTTTAATTGGGAGCGTTACCGTAAAGTCGTCAGTATTTTCACGCGCATGCTGGATAACGTTGTAGAAATTAACGGCCTCGCGCTACCTGAGCAACAAGCCGAGATTACCAATAAGCGTCGTCACGGTATGGGCTTTTTGGGTTTAGGCTCTACCTTGGCGCTACTTGGTATTAAATATGGCAGTTCAGCCTCTATTGCCTTCACCGAGCAAGTAAGCCGCGAACTTGCGATAACGGGCTGGCAACAGGGTATTGAACTCGCAAAAGAAAAAGGTATGGCGCCCGTTTTAGACCAAATATTCGACGTTACTATAGCAATGCTGGAACAACGTCCAGAAATGGCCGAAGACGGTTACAACGCCGGCGATAAGGTTACCGGACGCGTTCTACTAAGCCGTTACAGCCGCTATATGCAAAATATAGCCGAAGAAGCCCCCGAGTTAATCGACCAAATTGTTGAGTTCGGCAGCCGCTTCACCCATCACTCATCTATTGCGCCAACGGGCACTATCTCCTTGTCCCTTGCCAATAATGCGAGCAATGGTATTGAACCGAGCTTCGCTCATCATTACGCACGTAATGTAATTCGCGAAGGCCGCAAGACGAAAGAAAAAATAGACGTGTACTCGTACGAATTACTCGCCTATCGCCACTTAATTGATAGTGACGCGACCCCCAATAATTTACCGGATTATTTTGTAAGCGCCGACAGCATTTCACCGAATCAACACGTTGATGTACAAGCCGCCGCACAAAAATGGGTAGATTCCTCTATCTCGAAGACCATTAACGTACCCACCGACATTCCTTACGACGACTTTAAAGATATCTACCTCTACGCGCACGAAAAAGGCCTAAAAGGTTGTACTACCTTCCGCTTCAACCCAGAAGCCTTCCAAGGCGTACTCGTCAAAGAAGAAGACCTCGCTAACACGACCTACAACTTTAAGTTGGACGATGGCAGTAGCATAGCGTTAAAGGGCAATGAGATGGTTGAATACGACGGTGAACAACACACCGCCGCTAACCTATACGACGCAATGAAAGAAGGCTACTACGGTAAACTTTAG
- a CDS encoding TSCPD domain-containing protein, which produces MSIVKIDKKITGYSIQKELPERAPAVTSVAPAVEPVVEPEIEHMHENVGRPEMLLGSTYKIKTPLSDHALYITINDIILNPGTDHEARRPFEIFINSKNMDHFQWVVALTRVISAVFRKGGDVTFLAEELKAVFDPQGGYFKSGGRFMPSLVAEIGMAIESHLKMIGMLVDEELSAIQKQILAEKREEYETEKGTKSAEGEFPESAQLCMKCYTKAMILMDGCMTCLSCGNSKCG; this is translated from the coding sequence ATGAGTATTGTAAAAATAGATAAAAAAATAACAGGTTATTCTATTCAAAAAGAATTACCAGAAAGAGCGCCAGCAGTAACGAGTGTGGCGCCAGCAGTAGAACCAGTAGTAGAGCCCGAAATCGAACACATGCATGAAAACGTTGGCCGCCCGGAAATGCTATTGGGCTCTACCTACAAAATTAAAACGCCGCTTTCTGACCATGCACTCTATATCACTATCAACGATATTATTTTAAACCCCGGCACCGACCATGAAGCTCGACGGCCGTTTGAAATTTTTATCAACTCTAAGAATATGGATCACTTTCAATGGGTTGTTGCACTGACTCGTGTAATCTCAGCGGTTTTCCGTAAAGGTGGCGACGTCACCTTTTTAGCAGAAGAGTTAAAAGCCGTTTTCGACCCCCAGGGTGGGTACTTTAAATCTGGCGGTCGTTTTATGCCTTCCTTGGTAGCCGAAATTGGTATGGCCATTGAGTCTCATTTGAAAATGATTGGCATGCTTGTCGACGAAGAGCTTTCCGCGATTCAAAAGCAGATTTTGGCTGAGAAACGTGAAGAATATGAAACGGAAAAAGGCACCAAGTCCGCGGAAGGTGAGTTTCCTGAAAGCGCGCAGCTGTGTATGAAGTGCTATACCAAGGCAATGATTCTTATGGATGGCTGCATGACCTGCTTAAGCTGCGGTAATTCCAAGTGCGGTTAA